The DNA region AAATACGCCAATGCATACGCGCGGAAGGTCCCGATATTGGTCATCCGCCGACGGTTAGCCGACATCGCTGCAACGTTGCCCTGCGCTTCGTTCCACGCCTTGAGCTCGGCCTGCTTGCGACTGATGTAGTCGGTCAGCAGATGCACCTGGGACAGCTTCTGCTCTTCGTCATCGCGGATGAATCGCACGCCACTGGCGTCGATGAACAGGCTGCGCTTGATCCGTCGTCTACCGGACTGCTGCATCCCGCGCCAGTTCTTGAACGACTCGGACATCAGGCGCCAGGTCGGAATCGAAACGATGGTTTTATCGAAATTCTGCACCTTGACCGTGTGCAGCGTGATGTCGACCACGTCACCGTCGGCGCCGACTTGCGGCATCTCGATCCAGTCGCCGACCCGCAGCATGTCGTTGCTGGTCAGCTGCACGCTGGCGACGAACGACAGCAGGGTGTCCTTGTAGACCAACAAAATCACCGCCGACATGGCGCCCAGACCCGACAGCAGCAACAGCGGCGAGCGGTCGATCAGCGTGGCGACAATGATGATTGCGCCAAGCACGTACAAAACCATTTTCGTGAGCTGCACATAGCCTTTGATCGAGCGGGTACGGGCATGTTCGGTGCGCGCATAGATGTCGAGCAGGGCGCTGAGCAGGGCACTGACCGCCAACAGCAGGAACAGAATGGTGAATGCCAGCGCGACGTTTCCGAGGAAGATCAGACTGGTCTTGCCCAGCTCCGGCACCAGGTGCAAGCCGAACTGGATCACCAGCGAGGGTGTGATCTGCGCCAGACGATGAAAGACCTTGTTATGCCGAAAGTCATTGATCCAGTGCAATGCCGGCTGGCGACCGAGCATTTTGGTCACATGCAGAATGAGGTAGCGCGCCACTCGTCCGAGGACCAGCGCAACCACCAGCAATAGCACCAATGCCAGGCTGGAATGCAGGAGCGGGTGCTGATCGAGGGCACCCCAAAGGTCTTGGACGTTGAGCCAGAGCTGTTTGATATCCATGGGCAAAAACGGTTCTTCTGTAGGACGCGACGGGGCGATTAGAGCACTTAAGACGCTTTGGATGACGTTTGAGGACAAAAGACGCAACAAAAAAACCACTGTTTAGCGCCGTTTGTATAAAGAAACTCGGCCTTAGCGCTCGAAACCGTTACCCTATGCAGCTGTTTTTTTGTATTTCTTCGAGGTAGCACCCGTGTTTTCCCAATTCGCCCTGCACGAACGCCTGCTCAAAGCCGTGGCCGAGCTTAAATTTGTCGAGCCAACGCCTGTGCAAGCAGCGGCTATTCCGCTGGCGCTCCAAGGGCGTGACCTGCGGGTGACAGCGCAAACCGGCAGCGGCAAAACCGCCGCCTTCGTTTTGCCGATCCTCAACCGTCTGATCGGCCCGGCTAAAGTCCGCGTCAGCATCAAGACCCTGATCCTGCTGCCGACCCGCGAGCTGGCCCAGCAGACCATCAAGGAAGTTGAGCGTTTCGCTCAGTTCACCTTCATTAAGTCCGGCCTGATCACCGGCGGTGAAGACTTCAAGGTCCAGGCCGCCATGCTGCGCAAGGTGCCGGACATCCTGATCGGTACGCCGGGCCGGATGATCGAGCAACTGAACGCCGGCAACCTCGACCTCAAGGAAGTCGAAGTACTGGTCCTCGACGAAGCCGACCGCATGCTCGACATGGGCTTTGCCGAAGACGTCCAGCGTCTGGTGGAAGAGTGCACCAACCGCCAGCAGACCATGCTGTTCTCTGCCACCACCGGTGGTTCGGGCCTGCGCGAGATGGTCGCCAAGGTGCTGAACAACCCTGAGCACCTGCAGCTCAACAACGTCAGCGATCTGAATGCGACCACCCGTCAGCAGATCATCACCGCTGACCACAACCAGCACAAAGAACAGATCGTGAACTGGCTGCTGGCCAACGAGACCTATCAGAAGGCCATCGTGTTCACCAACACCCGGGCCATGGCCGACCGTATCTACGGCCGCCTGGTGGCGCAGGAATACAAAGCGTTCGTCCTGCACGGTGACAAAGACCAGAAAGACCGCAAGCTGGCCATCGACCGTCTGAAGCAGGGCGGCGTGAAAATCCTGGTTGCCACCGACGTCGCCGCTCGCGGCCTCGACGTGGAAGGCCTGGACCTGGTGATCAACTTCGACATGCCGCGCAGCGGCGACGAATACGTGCACCGCATCGGTCGTACCGGTCGCGCCGGCAACGATGGCCTGGCCATCTCGCTGATCTGCCACGGCGACTGGAACCTGATGTCGAGCGTCGAGCGCTACCTCAAGCAGAGCTTCGAGCGCCGCACCATCAAGGAAGTCAAAGGCACCTACGGCGGACCGAAAAAGGTCAAGGCCTCG from Pseudomonas sp. ACM7 includes:
- a CDS encoding mechanosensitive ion channel family protein; translation: MDIKQLWLNVQDLWGALDQHPLLHSSLALVLLLVVALVLGRVARYLILHVTKMLGRQPALHWINDFRHNKVFHRLAQITPSLVIQFGLHLVPELGKTSLIFLGNVALAFTILFLLLAVSALLSALLDIYARTEHARTRSIKGYVQLTKMVLYVLGAIIIVATLIDRSPLLLLSGLGAMSAVILLVYKDTLLSFVASVQLTSNDMLRVGDWIEMPQVGADGDVVDITLHTVKVQNFDKTIVSIPTWRLMSESFKNWRGMQQSGRRRIKRSLFIDASGVRFIRDDEEQKLSQVHLLTDYISRKQAELKAWNEAQGNVAAMSANRRRMTNIGTFRAYALAYLKSHPEIQSNMTCMVRQMQTTAQGIPLEIYCFTRTTVWADYERIQGDIFDYLLAVLPEFGLSLYQQPSGGDLRAGLLPAMLGASHIPEAEKHVM
- a CDS encoding DEAD/DEAH box helicase gives rise to the protein MFSQFALHERLLKAVAELKFVEPTPVQAAAIPLALQGRDLRVTAQTGSGKTAAFVLPILNRLIGPAKVRVSIKTLILLPTRELAQQTIKEVERFAQFTFIKSGLITGGEDFKVQAAMLRKVPDILIGTPGRMIEQLNAGNLDLKEVEVLVLDEADRMLDMGFAEDVQRLVEECTNRQQTMLFSATTGGSGLREMVAKVLNNPEHLQLNNVSDLNATTRQQIITADHNQHKEQIVNWLLANETYQKAIVFTNTRAMADRIYGRLVAQEYKAFVLHGDKDQKDRKLAIDRLKQGGVKILVATDVAARGLDVEGLDLVINFDMPRSGDEYVHRIGRTGRAGNDGLAISLICHGDWNLMSSVERYLKQSFERRTIKEVKGTYGGPKKVKASGKAVGVKKKKVDAKGDKKKTGAKAPTKRKIANRPKTDALSLVSKDGMAPLKRRKPEAPAAE